One Bacteroidota bacterium genomic window carries:
- a CDS encoding immunoglobulin domain-containing protein produces the protein MKIKLNSTLFLCFILCCFFARQAIAQWSVVDTWPGTVKDIYFTAADTGYETGLGGVTRKTSDGGNTWTISNSSEFEVLFFTNDSVGYLAGANQTIKKTMDAGLVWLNQSFGNGNTFFDLSFPSANIGYAVGSSGLIKKTVNGGSNWTVLVSSTTQTINSVYFLNDTVGFIAGTGGLIKKTMDGGSNWVTQHSGTDTLFSIYFTSAQNGFAVANGGKIFKTNNAGLTWISQASISNQNLNDILFVDADTGYIVGNKGTILKTIDGGMNWRVQPTGLTANLTSISIPSAQIGYIGGWEYASAGNYKKAILLKTINGGGPTLTCTPVFITNSFGAINTCLGNTSTFTISAWGTPPFSYRWYKNGVLIDSTIATSSTTDNYTTPVLTNADTGHFVYCKITNQCLGGTSTTVSSDTIRLLRPQCIPVSAVYTNMGTVFVYLNSPNPIAGYATFTAYVTGTPPFTYSWYVNNNLQYTTTDTAKSQTFNYAANGATSYQIMCKISNCDGCISGTGGGTNAVYCYGILDANCPMATFTDPINQTKTTCQTATFSVPVYCTNCNDLEYSWYKNGTLVNSGSMSTFGSFPVISYTTPALTLADNGNTYTLHVGYCWDFIWGGGYWTSSPATLTVIQPVTISQQPVNQIIVPGNTATFLTTVAGPPPYSYSWYTNGVLSSSTLNTSSTSSSFTTPILNQTDFNNSYYCVVSNGAGCYTTTSDVVHLHCASFHSVALTGCDSVSLNNQTYTQSGDYVQVFPDSLGCDSILNIHVALLGINNSILQQLQDLSFQPGNAASFTTSVNGNPPFSYYWFKNGVVLDSLLASSDSSDTFNIPALSLVDIGSSYSCTVIFGGGCDTLYSDTAHLICTTSGAISPVACDSISINGQTYTSSGLYVQTLSNSWGCDSTLTINLTVTNIIDSILQNGSTLSSSISGATYQWVDCENGFAAIAGATNQSFAPIVNGYYALIISKGLCVDTSACYNVNSVGINKLDFEEGITIFPSPVKNILQIASTSMLINEIKLYNSIGALLIEQKQNKKQVSIDLSSHANGIYFVEIKTEKGHIRKKVVKE, from the coding sequence ATGAAAATAAAACTAAACTCTACCCTATTCCTTTGTTTTATTCTTTGCTGCTTCTTTGCTAGACAGGCAATTGCACAGTGGAGTGTAGTAGACACTTGGCCGGGCACTGTTAAAGATATTTACTTTACAGCAGCCGATACCGGATATGAAACAGGTCTCGGCGGAGTAACCCGAAAAACAAGTGATGGCGGAAACACATGGACCATTAGTAATAGCAGTGAATTTGAGGTGCTTTTCTTTACAAATGACAGTGTTGGTTACCTTGCAGGTGCCAATCAAACCATTAAGAAAACAATGGATGCTGGATTAGTCTGGTTGAATCAAAGTTTTGGGAATGGTAATACCTTCTTTGACTTATCATTTCCTTCAGCAAATATTGGTTATGCAGTTGGCAGTAGCGGATTAATTAAGAAAACAGTGAATGGAGGCTCTAATTGGACAGTTCTAGTTAGCTCGACAACACAAACCATAAATTCTGTATACTTTTTGAACGACACTGTTGGATTTATAGCTGGAACTGGCGGCTTAATAAAAAAAACCATGGATGGTGGTTCAAATTGGGTAACTCAACATAGCGGAACAGATACCTTATTTTCAATCTATTTTACTAGTGCACAAAATGGATTTGCAGTTGCAAATGGAGGAAAGATTTTCAAAACAAACAATGCAGGTTTAACCTGGATTTCACAAGCAAGTATTTCTAACCAAAACCTAAATGATATATTATTTGTTGATGCAGATACCGGATATATTGTAGGGAATAAGGGAACCATTTTAAAAACGATTGACGGTGGTATGAATTGGAGGGTACAACCTACCGGATTAACCGCTAATCTGACTTCTATATCCATACCAAGTGCTCAGATTGGTTATATTGGAGGTTGGGAATATGCTTCTGCAGGGAATTATAAAAAAGCAATACTACTTAAGACAATAAATGGCGGTGGACCAACTTTAACTTGTACACCGGTATTTATTACGAATTCGTTTGGCGCAATTAACACATGTTTGGGTAATACTAGCACTTTTACCATTTCTGCCTGGGGCACTCCCCCATTTTCTTATCGTTGGTATAAAAATGGGGTATTAATTGATAGTACAATCGCAACAAGCTCAACAACAGATAACTATACTACTCCAGTGCTCACTAATGCAGATACTGGACATTTTGTTTATTGTAAAATTACAAATCAATGCTTGGGCGGAACAAGTACAACTGTATCTAGTGATACCATTCGGTTGCTTCGCCCGCAATGCATTCCTGTTAGTGCAGTTTATACTAATATGGGAACTGTTTTTGTTTATCTTAATAGTCCAAACCCTATTGCTGGATATGCAACTTTTACTGCTTATGTAACAGGAACTCCTCCATTTACTTATAGTTGGTATGTAAATAATAATTTGCAATATACCACGACTGACACAGCAAAAAGCCAAACTTTCAATTACGCTGCAAATGGTGCAACTAGCTACCAAATTATGTGCAAGATATCAAATTGTGATGGTTGCATTTCGGGAACTGGTGGTGGTACAAATGCAGTTTATTGTTATGGTATTTTAGACGCCAATTGCCCGATGGCAACATTTACCGATCCAATCAATCAAACTAAAACAACCTGTCAAACTGCAACATTTAGCGTTCCTGTTTATTGTACCAATTGCAATGATTTAGAATATTCCTGGTATAAAAACGGTACTTTAGTTAATAGCGGGTCAATGTCTACGTTTGGTTCATTCCCTGTTATTAGCTATACAACCCCTGCTTTAACGCTAGCAGATAATGGAAATACCTACACACTTCATGTTGGTTATTGTTGGGATTTTATTTGGGGAGGCGGCTATTGGACTTCCAGTCCTGCAACCCTTACAGTTATTCAACCTGTAACCATTTCTCAGCAACCTGTAAATCAAATTATAGTTCCCGGCAACACTGCGACATTCTTAACTACAGTTGCAGGGCCTCCACCGTATTCGTATTCCTGGTATACCAATGGTGTGCTCTCTTCATCAACTCTAAATACTTCCTCGACAAGTTCTTCCTTTACTACACCTATACTTAACCAGACCGATTTTAATAACAGCTATTATTGCGTGGTGAGCAACGGGGCCGGATGCTATACTACCACGAGTGATGTTGTGCATTTGCACTGTGCCAGTTTTCATTCAGTTGCACTTACGGGCTGTGATTCGGTTTCGCTAAATAATCAAACTTATACACAAAGCGGTGATTATGTTCAGGTGTTTCCGGATTCACTGGGCTGTGATAGTATTCTTAACATACATGTTGCCTTGTTGGGAATAAATAATAGCATCTTACAACAATTGCAAGACCTAAGTTTTCAACCTGGAAATGCTGCCTCCTTCACCACATCTGTAAATGGAAATCCTCCTTTCTCCTACTATTGGTTCAAGAATGGAGTTGTGTTGGATAGCCTCCTTGCCAGCTCTGACAGCAGTGACACATTTAATATTCCTGCGCTTAGTCTGGTAGATATTGGGAGCTCTTATTCTTGTACTGTCATTTTTGGTGGTGGCTGTGATACGCTCTATAGCGACACAGCTCATTTGATTTGTACTACTTCCGGTGCCATCTCTCCTGTGGCTTGTGATAGCATTAGCATCAACGGACAAACCTATACCAGCTCCGGGCTGTATGTTCAAACCTTATCCAACAGCTGGGGCTGTGATAGTACCCTTACCATCAATTTAACGGTAACCAATATAATTGATTCTATTCTTCAAAATGGAAGTACGTTGAGTTCTAGTATATCCGGAGCCACCTATCAATGGGTGGATTGCGAAAATGGATTTGCTGCTATTGCTGGTGCTACTAATCAATCCTTTGCTCCTATTGTAAATGGTTATTATGCCTTGATTATTAGCAAAGGTTTATGTGTTGACACTTCTGCTTGTTACAATGTAAATTCTGTGGGCATAAACAAATTGGATTTTGAGGAAGGCATTACTATTTTTCCTAGTCCGGTAAAGAATATTTTACAAATAGCAAGCACCTCAATGTTGATTAATGAAATTAAGCTTTACAACAGCATTGGTGCGCTTTTAATTGAGCAAAAACAAAATAAAAAGCAGGTAAGTATTGATTTAAGCAGCCATGCAAATGGAATTTATTTTGTAGAAATTAAAACAGAAAAGGGACATATTCGCAAGAAGGTGGTGAAGGAATAA
- a CDS encoding immunoglobulin domain-containing protein yields the protein MKLKVETLTLIMLSLLLSLSAKAQWTTTFSQGAAIKEVFFTSKDTGYIAGPYVTTYKTENGGGTWNSLASSGLNLEALFFTSDSVGYIVGANETIKKTNDAASTWIIQNTVTGSPKSFFDVSFPSKNIGFAVGSSGLLKKTINGGTNWTALSSGTSQNLYSVYFINDTMGYIAGNLGLIKKTVDGGLNWITQTTGITELLYGIYFTDVLNGYAVGGFGTILKTSNGGTTWILLANLTNAFLSDIMFVDADTGYIVGFGGTILKTINAGTSWRFQPTGLTTNLLSISFPNALTGYIAGYENNGTPINGIVLKTTNSGGSTYSCNPVFITSQPTSSIACIGNTATFAIGANGSPPYNYRWYKNGVLVDSTISSLNNFNSYTTASLTSTDSGSIVYCVISNKCWDNTTSLITSDTANLVVNPVCTPVSLVNGLGNIYYTIGISSYPIMSITVAGTPPFIYHWYSGSSLVQTDTLYSTSCTYQQWPALIIPGIYSISCTVTNCSNCGSGSGSGAGSVTSFGSLNVYCPSIYIFTHPINQSKSICQTATFSVSLNSGDPSIVYAWFKNGTYIPGTYGPFNSSYTTPALTSADNGNTYYCKVTSCNGIMMNQSNTATLTIIQPASIIQQPTNQNLLPGTTATFNASVNGPPPFSYYWYTNGVLSSSTLNTFSTTSSFTTPLLTSGDINNSYYCIITNGAGCYTVTSDTAHFNCASFNSISPTACDSFSINGQTFTTSGIYTQTLVSQNGCDSTLTINLIVTNLIDSILQNGATLSSSISGANYQWVDCENGLAPIPGATNQSFNPTVNGFYALIISKGLCVDTSACFNVNSVGINILDFEEGISIFPSPVKNVLQISSSSMQLIEVNLYSSIGALLIEQKQTKKQVSIDLSSYANGIYFVEIKTDKGHIRKKVVKE from the coding sequence ATGAAATTAAAAGTAGAAACACTGACTCTAATTATGCTAAGTCTCTTATTGAGTCTTTCTGCAAAAGCTCAATGGACAACTACTTTTAGTCAAGGAGCAGCGATTAAGGAAGTGTTTTTTACTTCTAAAGATACAGGATATATTGCTGGGCCGTATGTTACAACCTACAAAACAGAAAATGGAGGCGGCACTTGGAATTCCTTAGCATCAAGTGGTCTAAATTTAGAAGCTTTGTTTTTCACAAGTGATTCTGTTGGGTATATTGTCGGGGCGAATGAAACCATTAAAAAAACAAATGATGCGGCTTCCACCTGGATAATTCAAAACACTGTGACGGGTTCACCAAAATCTTTTTTTGATGTATCATTCCCATCTAAAAATATAGGATTTGCAGTTGGAAGTTCTGGCTTACTAAAAAAAACCATAAATGGAGGTACTAACTGGACAGCTCTTTCAAGTGGTACTTCACAAAATCTATATTCAGTTTATTTTATTAATGATACAATGGGATACATAGCTGGAAACTTAGGCTTGATAAAAAAAACGGTTGATGGCGGTCTTAATTGGATAACTCAAACAACAGGAATAACGGAGCTATTATACGGAATATATTTCACTGACGTACTCAATGGTTATGCTGTAGGCGGATTTGGTACCATTCTGAAAACCTCGAATGGTGGAACTACCTGGATACTTTTGGCAAATTTAACGAACGCGTTCCTGAGTGACATTATGTTTGTAGATGCAGATACAGGTTATATAGTTGGATTTGGGGGTACGATTTTAAAAACGATAAATGCAGGCACCAGCTGGAGATTTCAGCCAACAGGCTTAACAACAAACTTACTTTCCATTTCTTTTCCTAATGCACTTACAGGCTATATTGCAGGATATGAAAATAATGGAACACCTATTAATGGAATTGTGCTCAAAACAACGAATTCAGGAGGTTCAACGTATAGTTGCAATCCCGTTTTTATCACTTCTCAACCAACAAGCAGTATTGCCTGTATTGGCAATACTGCAACATTTGCTATTGGTGCTAACGGATCTCCGCCTTACAATTATCGATGGTATAAAAATGGGGTACTTGTGGATAGCACAATTTCCAGTTTAAATAATTTTAATTCATATACAACTGCATCATTAACAAGTACAGATAGTGGAAGTATAGTTTACTGTGTTATTTCTAATAAGTGCTGGGATAATACGACTAGTCTAATAACAAGCGATACGGCAAACCTTGTGGTAAATCCGGTTTGCACTCCTGTTTCCCTTGTCAATGGATTAGGAAATATTTATTACACTATTGGGATTAGCAGCTATCCTATTATGTCCATTACAGTTGCCGGAACTCCTCCATTTATCTACCATTGGTACTCCGGTAGCTCATTGGTTCAAACCGATACACTTTATTCAACGAGTTGCACTTATCAACAGTGGCCGGCTTTAATTATTCCCGGTATATATTCTATTTCCTGCACTGTAACCAATTGTTCGAACTGTGGTTCAGGAAGTGGAAGCGGCGCCGGTTCTGTCACTAGTTTCGGTTCTTTAAACGTTTATTGTCCTTCAATTTATATATTCACACATCCGATAAACCAATCTAAGTCAATATGCCAAACAGCTACCTTTAGTGTTTCACTTAATTCAGGAGACCCGTCAATAGTATATGCATGGTTTAAAAATGGAACCTATATTCCGGGAACTTACGGACCCTTTAATTCAAGTTATACTACCCCTGCACTCACTTCAGCAGATAATGGGAATACTTATTATTGTAAAGTTACTTCGTGCAATGGAATTATGATGAATCAAAGTAATACTGCAACACTAACTATAATTCAGCCCGCTTCCATTATTCAGCAGCCGACAAATCAAAACTTACTACCCGGAACAACGGCTACGTTCAATGCTTCGGTTAATGGTCCCCCGCCTTTCTCCTATTATTGGTATACAAACGGTGTACTTTCATCTAGCACATTAAATACTTTTTCTACAACTTCATCTTTTACTACACCGTTGCTTACGTCGGGTGATATAAATAATTCCTATTATTGCATCATCACCAATGGAGCAGGCTGTTACACTGTTACAAGTGATACCGCTCACTTCAATTGTGCAAGCTTTAATTCAATTTCACCAACGGCTTGTGATAGTTTTTCAATTAATGGACAAACTTTTACTACAAGTGGCATTTATACGCAAACATTGGTTAGCCAAAATGGTTGTGATAGTACCCTTACCATTAATTTAATTGTTACCAATTTAATTGATTCTATTCTTCAAAATGGAGCAACTTTGAGTTCTAGTATTTCCGGAGCAAATTATCAATGGGTGGATTGCGAAAATGGACTTGCTCCAATACCTGGCGCAACCAATCAATCTTTTAATCCTACAGTCAATGGTTTTTACGCCTTGATTATTAGCAAAGGTTTATGTGTAGATACTTCTGCTTGTTTCAATGTAAATTCTGTGGGCATAAACATATTGGATTTTGAGGAAGGCATTTCTATTTTTCCTAGTCCGGTAAAGAATGTTTTACAAATTTCAAGCTCATCTATGCAGCTAATTGAAGTTAATCTTTACAGTAGCATTGGCGCACTTTTAATTGAGCAAAAACAAACTAAAAAACAAGTAAGCATTGATTTAAGCAGCTATGCAAATGGAATTTATTTTGTTGAGATTAAAACAGATAAAGGACATATTCGCAAGAAGGTGGTGAAGGAATAG
- a CDS encoding HAD family phosphatase, whose product MQTQNLHRIKNLVIDMGGVIIDIDYSLTARAFEKHGIKDFEHIFTQAKQLGFIDEFEKGTITPSQFRNELKNCANIHLSDDLIDSCWNALILDFTQEKLQLVQALSKQYNLFLLSNNNAIHFQKLISKIEQIVPFADFSSLFLKNYYSHQLKMRKPDAEIFNYVLQQNNLLRDETLFIDDSIQHIQSAEKIGIPCLFVRTSSTLSDFFDMKKH is encoded by the coding sequence ATGCAAACTCAAAACTTACATCGTATTAAGAACCTTGTTATAGATATGGGCGGTGTAATCATTGATATAGATTATAGTCTTACCGCTCGAGCATTTGAAAAACACGGGATCAAAGACTTTGAGCATATTTTTACACAAGCTAAGCAATTAGGGTTTATTGATGAATTTGAAAAAGGAACTATAACTCCTTCCCAATTTAGAAATGAGTTAAAAAATTGTGCAAATATTCATCTTAGCGATGACCTAATTGACAGCTGCTGGAATGCACTAATTCTGGATTTTACACAAGAAAAGTTACAACTGGTACAAGCACTTTCGAAGCAATACAACTTATTTTTGCTGAGTAATAATAATGCCATTCATTTCCAAAAATTAATTAGCAAAATCGAACAAATAGTTCCCTTTGCAGACTTCAGTAGTTTATTCCTAAAAAACTATTATTCGCATCAGCTAAAAATGCGAAAACCGGATGCTGAAATATTTAATTATGTGCTTCAGCAAAATAATTTATTGCGAGATGAAACCTTGTTTATTGATGATTCTATACAACATATACAATCGGCAGAAAAAATTGGAATACCTTGTTTGTTCGTTCGTACATCAAGCACTTTGTCGGATTTTTTTGACATGAAAAAACACTGA
- a CDS encoding electron transfer flavoprotein subunit beta/FixA family protein — protein MKILVCISKAPDTTTKIAFKDNDTRFNEDNVQYIVNPYDEWYALVRALELKESLGGNVTIINVGPADNDAVIRKALAIGADDAVRIDADPSDAYYVAEQIAHHAKSGNYDLIMTGKETINYNGASIGAMLAELLDLPFVSLATKLEMSGNTATIEHDIDGGTEVVECTTPLVLSANKGMAEARIPNMRGIMAARTKPLTVVPVANAEVLTSIKNYQLAAGRVDCKYISADKPEELIDLLHNVAKVI, from the coding sequence ATGAAAATCTTAGTTTGCATCAGTAAAGCTCCCGATACTACTACAAAAATTGCGTTTAAAGATAACGATACCCGTTTTAATGAGGATAATGTTCAGTACATAGTAAACCCTTACGACGAATGGTATGCTTTGGTACGAGCACTGGAATTGAAAGAAAGTCTTGGTGGTAATGTTACCATTATTAATGTTGGTCCTGCCGATAATGATGCAGTAATACGAAAAGCATTGGCCATTGGTGCTGATGATGCAGTTAGAATTGATGCTGACCCAAGCGATGCCTACTATGTAGCTGAACAAATAGCACATCATGCAAAAAGCGGCAATTACGATTTAATTATGACCGGTAAGGAAACAATTAATTACAACGGTGCTTCAATTGGAGCCATGTTAGCGGAATTGCTCGATTTGCCCTTTGTATCGCTCGCTACCAAATTGGAAATGAGTGGAAATACAGCCACCATTGAACACGATATTGACGGTGGAACCGAGGTTGTTGAATGTACAACTCCTTTGGTTTTGAGTGCGAATAAAGGAATGGCCGAAGCACGCATTCCTAACATGCGTGGAATTATGGCTGCGCGAACAAAACCTTTAACGGTTGTTCCGGTTGCTAATGCTGAAGTATTAACATCCATTAAAAATTATCAACTCGCTGCCGGAAGAGTCGATTGTAAATACATATCGGCTGATAAGCCTGAAGAGTTAATTGACCTGTTGCACAATGTAGCCAAGGTAATTTAA
- a CDS encoding electron transfer flavoprotein subunit alpha/FixB family protein: MSVLVIAELSKGKIKKASLEATNYAAKIASQLSTTVTAVIIAKAGEASLGDLGKAGASKVLCISNEKLASQDSQLMTKALEQAVAAESADVIVFSHDFTSKAVAPRLAAKLKAGFVPAAVGYPSIEGSAFSVKKNVFSGKAIADYVIHSTKKIIALLPNSFPVTLGEGSAEVVDFSVNLDGIESRIKVKEVKKESNELSLPEAELVVSAGRGMKGPENWGIVEDLAKSLGAATACSRPVSDIGWRPHHEHVGQTGIAIRPNLYIAIGISGAIQHLAGVNGSKTIVVINKDPEAPFFKAADYGIVGDAFEIVPKLTAAIKQFKANQH, encoded by the coding sequence ATGTCAGTTTTAGTAATCGCAGAACTATCAAAAGGAAAAATTAAGAAAGCTTCATTGGAAGCAACGAATTATGCTGCAAAAATTGCAAGTCAATTAAGTACCACGGTTACAGCTGTTATTATTGCTAAAGCCGGAGAGGCTTCATTGGGCGATTTAGGAAAAGCAGGTGCAAGTAAAGTGCTTTGCATAAGCAACGAAAAATTAGCTTCTCAGGATTCGCAATTAATGACAAAAGCCTTGGAACAGGCCGTTGCAGCAGAATCGGCAGATGTTATTGTTTTTTCACACGACTTTACTTCAAAAGCTGTTGCTCCACGTTTAGCAGCCAAATTAAAAGCAGGATTCGTACCCGCTGCTGTGGGTTATCCAAGCATTGAAGGTTCGGCTTTTTCAGTGAAGAAAAATGTGTTTTCAGGTAAAGCAATAGCTGATTATGTAATTCATTCTACCAAAAAAATAATTGCTTTACTTCCTAATTCATTTCCTGTAACACTAGGAGAAGGAAGTGCTGAAGTAGTTGATTTTTCGGTTAATTTAGACGGAATTGAATCACGCATTAAAGTAAAAGAAGTTAAAAAAGAAAGCAATGAATTATCACTGCCTGAAGCTGAATTAGTAGTGAGTGCAGGGCGGGGAATGAAAGGTCCAGAAAATTGGGGCATTGTGGAAGATCTTGCAAAATCGTTGGGTGCTGCAACAGCTTGTTCACGACCAGTAAGTGATATAGGATGGCGTCCGCATCATGAGCACGTAGGACAAACGGGTATTGCAATTCGTCCAAATTTATACATTGCCATTGGTATTTCGGGGGCTATACAGCATTTGGCCGGTGTAAACGGAAGTAAAACAATTGTTGTGATAAATAAGGATCCGGAAGCTCCCTTTTTTAAAGCAGCCGATTATGGTATTGTAGGAGATGCATTTGAAATTGTTCCCAAGTTAACTGCAGCTATTAAGCAATTTAAAGCAAATCAACATTAA
- a CDS encoding bifunctional nuclease family protein has translation MRKIKLEILSLSYSQTHSSSFTLVLIEPKKNKKLPIIIGSAEAQSIAMQLEKMVSPRPLSHDIIKSFADKFAIQVTEIIIYNLIEGVFFSKLICNNGGQEEEIDSRTSDAVAIALRFNCPIYTYDFILSTAGILLEDDVLEDLQKENEADDNSGIHDPQTEFSSYTSDELKHQLNKALEEEDYERATQLRDEIAKRKNT, from the coding sequence ATGCGAAAAATTAAACTTGAAATTTTAAGTTTATCCTATAGCCAAACTCATTCGAGTTCCTTTACATTGGTATTAATTGAGCCAAAGAAAAACAAAAAACTCCCCATCATCATTGGTAGTGCCGAAGCTCAATCTATAGCAATGCAGTTGGAAAAAATGGTTTCACCTCGTCCGCTTAGTCATGATATTATTAAATCGTTTGCTGATAAATTTGCTATTCAAGTAACCGAAATCATTATCTATAACTTAATTGAAGGAGTATTTTTTTCAAAACTTATTTGTAATAATGGTGGTCAGGAAGAAGAAATTGATTCGCGCACATCCGATGCAGTAGCTATTGCCCTTCGTTTTAATTGTCCTATTTATACCTATGATTTTATATTAAGCACTGCGGGTATTTTGTTGGAAGATGATGTGTTGGAAGATTTGCAAAAAGAAAATGAAGCAGATGATAACAGCGGTATTCATGACCCTCAAACCGAATTTAGTTCCTATACATCAGATGAACTAAAGCATCAGTTAAATAAGGCCTTAGAAGAAGAAGACTACGAACGTGCTACCCAGCTTAGGGACGAAATAGCTAAACGAAAAAACACTTAA
- a CDS encoding NupC/NupG family nucleoside CNT transporter, translating to MERFTGLLGVALIFTIAFLFSNNRKAINYRLVISGVTLQVVIAILILKIPPVTRFFQTLGKGMQKIEQFAKEGANFVYGGIGTIGFDGSVGNYAAPHTFVFAFNITATIILVCVLVAIFYYAGIMQRVVSVIAKAMNFIMRVSGAEALSNVASAFVGQVEAQVMIRPYLSSMTKSELLASMSGSLACIAGGILIVYTSMGAKAEYLIAASLMAAPGALVISKIVFPETEESQTMGNVKLEVKSEYSNLIDAISHGAAEGFKISMNVIAMLIGFIALIAMVNWILGHIYTGLTLDFIFGKLFYPLAWSMGIPASDVSNAATLLGQKITVNEFVAFKNLTSNAVPVLTEKGTLIISIAICGFANFSSVGMQIGGIGALAPERRADLAKLGMKALLCGTLASYLSATIAGILMG from the coding sequence ATGGAGCGATTTACCGGATTATTGGGCGTAGCATTAATTTTTACCATTGCATTTTTATTTTCAAATAATCGCAAGGCAATTAATTATAGATTGGTAATAAGTGGCGTTACCTTGCAGGTGGTGATTGCCATATTAATATTAAAAATTCCTCCTGTTACACGATTTTTTCAAACCTTGGGAAAGGGGATGCAAAAAATAGAACAATTTGCAAAGGAAGGGGCCAATTTTGTGTATGGAGGTATTGGTACCATAGGTTTTGATGGAAGTGTTGGTAATTATGCAGCTCCACATACTTTTGTTTTTGCTTTCAACATTACTGCTACCATTATTTTGGTGTGTGTGCTTGTAGCCATATTTTATTACGCCGGAATTATGCAAAGAGTAGTTTCGGTGATTGCTAAAGCTATGAATTTTATAATGCGTGTGAGCGGTGCTGAAGCACTGAGTAATGTTGCCAGTGCTTTCGTTGGTCAAGTAGAAGCACAGGTAATGATTCGACCGTATTTATCGAGCATGACTAAAAGTGAATTACTGGCCAGCATGAGTGGAAGTCTTGCTTGTATTGCCGGCGGTATTTTAATTGTGTATACATCTATGGGTGCTAAGGCCGAGTATTTAATAGCAGCAAGTTTGATGGCGGCTCCCGGAGCTTTGGTAATTTCAAAAATAGTATTTCCCGAAACTGAAGAATCGCAAACAATGGGAAATGTAAAGCTGGAAGTAAAAAGCGAATACAGTAATTTAATTGATGCCATTAGCCATGGAGCTGCCGAAGGTTTTAAAATATCGATGAATGTTATTGCCATGCTTATTGGGTTTATAGCTTTAATAGCCATGGTGAACTGGATATTGGGACATATTTACACCGGACTAACCTTGGATTTTATTTTTGGAAAATTATTTTATCCACTTGCTTGGAGCATGGGTATTCCTGCAAGTGATGTAAGCAATGCGGCAACCTTACTCGGACAAAAAATTACTGTAAACGAATTTGTTGCATTTAAAAATTTAACCAGTAATGCTGTTCCGGTTTTAACCGAAAAAGGAACACTTATAATCAGTATAGCTATTTGTGGATTTGCAAATTTCAGTAGTGTAGGTATGCAGATTGGAGGTATTGGGGCACTGGCTCCGGAGCGTAGAGCAGATTTAGCCAAATTAGGAATGAAGGCTTTGCTTTGTGGTACTCTTGCATCCTATTTATCAGCCACAATTGCCGGAATTTTAATGGGATAA